Proteins encoded together in one Onychomys torridus chromosome 1, mOncTor1.1, whole genome shotgun sequence window:
- the Tm7sf2 gene encoding delta(14)-sterol reductase TM7SF2 isoform X2, whose translation MGRGRVHLKTAGQEQQLSHLSVHTEAEPSHQDGAGCVPMIFCEPSLPGKAEIMTPHEAAQAPLEFGGPLGVTAMMVLLPATMFHLLLAARSGPARLLGPPAYLPGLEELWSPWALLLLFMWLGLQVALYLLPARKVAEGMELKDKSRLRYPINGFQALVLTALLVGLGVSAGLPLGALPEMLLPLAFATTLTSFSLSLLLYAKALAAPVSALAPGGNSGNSVYDFFLGRELNPRLGSFDFKYFCELRPGLIGWVLINLALLVQEAELRGSPSLAMWLVNGFQLLYVGDALWYEESVLTTMDIIHDGFGFMLAFGDLAWVPFTYSLQAQFLLYHPQPLGLPMALLICLLKAIGYYIFRGANSQKNTFRKNPSDPSVAGLETIPTATGRHLLVSGWWGMVRHPNYLGDLIMALAWSLPCGVSHLLPYFYLLYFTALLVHREARDEQQCIRKYGRAWREYCKRVPYRIIPYIY comes from the exons ATGGGCAGGGGGCGCGTCCATTTAAAGACTGCTGGACAAGAGCAGCAGCTGTCTCACCTCAGTGTCCACACAGAAGCTGAACCAAGCCATCAGGATGGGGCAGGATGTGTTCCCATGATCTTTTGTGAACCATCGCTCCCTGGCAAAGCAGAGATCATGACTCCTCATGAGGCCGCCCAGGCCCCACTGGAATTCGGGGGGCCATTGG GCGTCACAGCGATGATGGTCCTgctgcctgccaccatgttccATCTGCTCCTGGCGGCCCGATCGGGCCCGGCGCGGCTCCTGGGGCCACCCGCTTACCTGCCTGGGCTGGAGGAGCTGTGGAGTCCGTGGGCTCTGTTGCTATTGTTCATGTGGCTCGGCCTGCAGGTGGCGCTCTACCTGCTGCCTGCACGCAAG GTGGCCGAAGGGATGGAACTAAAGGACAAGAGTCGCCTGCGCTACCCTATTAATG GCTTCCAGGCTCTGGTGCTAACAGCCCTGttggtggggctgggggtgtcaGCTGGGCTGCCCCTGGGGGCGCTCCCTGAAATGCTCCTGCCCTTGGCCTTCGCGACCACTCTGACCAgcttcagcctcagcctccttctCTATGCGAAGGCTTTAGCAGCTCCCGTCTCAGCCCTGGCACCTGGAGGAAACTCAG GAAATTCCGTTTACGATTTCTTTCTGGGACGGGAGCTGAACCCTCGCCTTGGTTCTTTTGACTTCAAATATTTCTGTGAGCTGAGACCTGGCCTCATCGGCTGG GTCCTCATTAACCTGGCCCTGCTGGTGCAAGAGGCAGAGCTGCGGGGGAGTCCCTCACTGGCCATGTGGCTGGTCAATGGCTTCCAGTTGCTGTATGTGGGTGATGCCCTCTGGTATGAG GAGTCTGTCCTCACCACCATGGACATAATTCATGATGGATTTGGCTTCATGTTGGCCTTTGGAGACCTAGCCTGGGTACCCTTTACCTACAGCCTGCAGGCCCAGTTCCTGCTGTACCATCCACAGCCTCTGGGGTTGCCCATGGCCTTGCTCATCTGCCTCCTTAAGG CTATCGGTTACTACATCTTCCGTGGAGCTAACTCCCAGAAAAACACATTCCGAAAGAATCCTTCTGACCCTAGTGTGGCTG GTCTTGAAACCATCCCTACAGCCACAGGGCGGCACCTGCTGGTATCTGGGTGGTGGGGTATGGTTCGTCACCCCAACTACCTGGGAGACCTCATCATGGCTCTGGCCTGGTCCTTGCCCTGTG GGGTATCCCACCTGCTACCTTACTTCTATCTCCTCTACTTCACTGCGTTGCTGGTGCACCGGGAGGCCCGAGACGAGCAGCAGTGTATCCGGAAGTACGGCCGTGCCTGGAGGGAATACTGCAAGCGTGTGCCTTACCGAATCATCCCCTATATCTACTGA
- the Znhit2 gene encoding zinc finger HIT domain-containing protein 2 — MEPAGLCGFCPRGEALPARYTCPRCNAPYCSLRCYRAHGSCAEDFYRDQVLRELRGRSASPSRLAGALRRLREQREAEDEPEEIGLRPDPRPSGLSGLWERLAPAEKAAFERLLSRGEAGRLLPPWRPWWWGRGVGPRFLEELDRAPGRDLSEPESTPARTAPESLDDAAAAVPLAEDSAAAAPPALPTRIPALASLSRSPASPLVRFQLPNVLFAYAHTLALYHGGDDDALLSDFCATLLDVSGALGAQQVFDSTEEALQAAAHVLEAGEHPPGPLGTRGAMQEVARILLGEGPVNQKGYTLTALGHLAQTLGRARKQAVISEERNRLYRARKKCQFLLAWTNENEAALTPLALDCARAHRAHAVTAEEMATLTGELERLWGGPVPPAPRTLIEELPG, encoded by the coding sequence ATGGAGCCCGCAGGGCTCTGCGGCTTCTGCCCACGCGGGGAAGCGCTGCCGGCGCGCTACACCTGTCCGCGCTGCAATGCGCCCTACTGCTCGCTGCGCTGCTACCGGGCTCATGGCTCCTGCGCGGAAGACTTCTACCGCGACCAGGTGCTGCGAGAGCTCCGCGGCCGGAGCGCCTCACCCAGCCGTCTGGCGGGCGCACTACGCCGGCTCCGCGAACAACGCGAGGCCGAGGATGAGCCTGAGGAAATAGGCCTCAGGCCGGACCCGCGGCCGAGCGGCCTTTCTGGACTCTGGGAACGCTTGGCGCCGGCTGAGAAGGCGGCGTTCGAGCGGCTGCTGAGCCGTGGCGAAGCTGGGCGCCTCCTGCCCCCGTGGCGGCCCTGGTGGTGGGGCCGCGGGGTTGGCCCGCGTTTTCTGGAGGAGTTGGATCGTGCCCCGGGCAGGGATCTTTCGGAGCCGGAGTCCACCCCTGCGAGGACGGCGCCCGAATCTCTGGATGATGCGGCCGCCGCGGTGCCACTTGCTGAAGACTCCGCGGCCGCCGCGCCGCCCGCCTTGCCCACCCGGATCCCAGCGCTGGCCAGCCTGAGCCGCAGCCCGGCTTCGCCACTCGTGCGCTTCCAGCTGCCCAACGTGCTGTTCGCCTACGCTCACACTCTAGCCCTGTATCATGGAGGGGACGACGACGCTCTGCTCTCCGATTTCTGTGCCACGCTGCTCGATGTTTCTGGAGCCCTGGGCGCCCAGCAAGTCTTTGACTCTACGGAGGAAGCCCTGCAGGCCGCAGCCCACGTGCTGGAAGCGGGCGAACATCCACCCGGGCCCTTGGGTACGCGGGGTGCTATGCAGGAGGTGGCTCGTATTCTGCTGGGCGAGGGTCCTGTCAACCAGAAAGGCTACACGCTGACAGCACTGGGGCACCTGGCGCAGACCTTGGGCAGAGCCCGGAAACAGGCCGTGATCAGCGAAGAGCGAAATCGCCTTTACCGGGCTCGGAAGAAGTGCCAGTTCCTGCTGGCCTGGACCAACGAAAACGAGGCTGCTCTCACACCACTGGCTCTGGACTGTGCCAGGGCCCACCGAGCCCATGCTGTCACAGCCGAGGAGATGGCAACCCTTACTGGGGAGCTGGAGCGGCTTTGGGGAGGCCCGGTGCCGCCTGCTCCGAGGACTCTCATTGAGGAACTCCCTGGCTGA
- the Mrpl49 gene encoding 39S ribosomal protein L49, mitochondrial — translation MAASVFRTALRDWGRCVRWSNGLRQLSQIQGPSDNPSFVESVDEYQFVERLFPPTKIPEPPKHKHYPTPSGWQPPRDPPPNLPYFVRRSRMHNIPVYRDITHGNRQMTVIRKVEGDIWALQKDVEEFLSPQLGKTPVTQVNEVTGTLRIKGYFDEQLKAWLLEKGF, via the exons ATGGCGGCAAGTGTGTTCCGGACCGCTTTGCGGGACTGGGGCCGCTGCGTCCGGTGGAGCAACGGGCTACGGCAGCTG aGCCAAATCCAGGGTCCTTCTGATAACCCCAGCTTTGTGGAGTCTGTGGATGAATACCAGTTTGTGGAGCGCCTGTTCCCCCCTACCAAAATCCCAGAGCCACCAAAGCATAAACATTATCCCACTCCTAGTGGCTGGCAGCCTCCCAGAG ATCCTCCTCCCAACTTGCCCTACTTTGTTCGGCGATCCCGGATGCATAACATCCCGGTCTACAGAGACATCACACATGGCAACCGACAGATGACTGTGATCCGGAAGGTGGAAGGGGACATCTGG GCTCTACAGAAGGATGTGGAAGAATTTCTGAGCCCACAGCTGGGAAAGACACCTGTCACCCAGGTTAATGAGGTGACAGGTACTCTTCGAATCAAGGGCTACTTTGATGAGCAGCTTAAAGCCTGGCTTCTTGAGAAAGGCTTCTGA
- the Syvn1 gene encoding E3 ubiquitin-protein ligase synoviolin — protein sequence MFRTAVMMAASLALTGAVVAHAYYLKHQFYPTVVYLTKSSPSMAVLYIQAFVLVFLLGKVMGKVFFGQLRAAEMEHLLERSWYAVTETCLAFTVFRDDFSPRFVALFTLLLFLKCFHWLAEDRVDFMERSPNISWLFHCRIVSLMFLLGILDFLFVSHAYHSILTRGASVQLVFGFEYAILMTMVLTIFIKYVLHSVDLQSENPWDNKAVYMLYTELFTGFIKVLLYMAFMTIMIKVHTFPLFAIRPMYLAMRQFKKAVTDAIMSRRAIRNMNTLYPDASPEELQAMDNVCIICREEMVTGAKRLPCNHIFHTSCLRSWFQRQQTCPTCRMDVLRASLPAQAPPPPEPADQGPPPAPHPPPLLPQPPNFPQGLLPPFPPGMFPLWPPMGPFPPVPPPPSSGEAAAPPSTSAAVSRPSGTATTTAAGTSTSAPASGSVPGPEAGPAPGFPFPPPWMGMPLPPPFAFPPMPVPPAGFAGLTPEELRALEGHERQHLEARLQSLRNIHTLLDAAMLQINQYLTVLASLGPPRPAASVNPTEETASAVVSAAPSTSVPSSEVPTPSPGASPPVPEAEKPPAPESVGAAEELPEDGEPDAAELRRRRLQKLESPVAH from the exons ATGTTCCGCACCGCAGTAATGATGGCGGCCAGCCTGGCGTTGaccggggcagtggtggctcatgcctactACCTCAAACACCAGTTCTACCCCACTGTGGTGTATTTGACGAAGTCCAGCCCCAGCATGGCA GTCCTGTACATCCAGGCCTTTGTCCTCGTCTTCCTCTTGGGCAAAGTGATGGGCAAAGTGTTCTTTGGGCAGCTGAGGGCAGCAGAGATGGAG CACCTTTTGGAGCGGTCCTGGTATGCTGTCACTGAGACCTGTTTGGCCTTCACTGTTTTTCGGGATGACTTCAGTCCTCGCTTTGTGGCGCTCTTtactctccttctcttcctcaaaTGTTTTCATTGGTTGGCTGAAGACCGTGTGGACTTT ATGGAACGCAGCCCCAACATCTCCTGGCTCTTTCACTGCCGCATTGTCT CTCTTATGTTCCTCCTGGGTATCCTGGACTTCCTCTTCGTCAGCCACGCTTATCACAGCATCCTGACCCGGGGGGCTTCTGTGCAGCTGGTGTTTGGCTTTGAG TATGCCATTCTGATGACCATGGTGCTCACCATCTTCATCAAGTATGTGCTGCACTCCGTGGACCTCCAGAGCGAGAACCCCTGGGACAATAAGGCTGTATATATGCTCTACACGGAGCTGTTTACAG gtttcATCAAAGTCCTGCTGTACATGGCCTTCATGACCATCATGATCAAGGTGCACACCTTCCCACTCTTTGCCATTAGGCCCATGTACCTGGCTATGAG GCAGTTCAAGAAAGCTGTGACAGATGCCATCATGTCTCGCCGAGCCATCCGCAACATGAACACACT GTACCCAGATGCCAGCCCTGAGGAGCTTCAGGCAATGGATAATGTCTGTATCATCTGCCGGGAAGAAATGGTGACAGGCGCTAAGAGACTGCCCTGCAACCACATCTTCCATACCAg CTGCCTGCGCTCCTGGTTCCAGCGGCAGCAGACCTGTCCGACCTGCCGTATGGATGTCCTGCGGGCATCGTTGCCAGCCCAGGCACCGCCACCCCCTGAGCCTGCTGACCAAGGACCACCCCCTGCGCCTCATCCTCCACCACTTCTGCCACAACCTCCCAACT TCCCCCAGGGcctcctgcctccttttcctccagGCATGTTCCCACTGTGGCCCCCAATGGGCCCCTTTCCACCTGTCCCACCTCCCCCAAGCTCAGGAGAGGCCGCAGCTCCTCCGTCCACCAGCGCAG CTGTTTCTCGGCCCAGTGGAACTGCCACCACCACAGCTGCTGGTACCAGTACTTCTgccccagcatctggctctgtCCCTGGCCCAGAGGCTGGCCCGGCTCCtggcttccccttccctcctccttggATGGGtatgcccctgcccccaccttttg CCTTTCCGCCAATGCCTGTGCCCCCTGCGGGCTTTGCCGGCCTGACCCCAGAGGAGCTACGGGCGCTGGAGGGCCATGAGCGGCAGCACCTGGAGGCCCGGCTGCAGAGTCTGCGCAACATACACACGCTACTGGACGCTGCCATGCTGCAAATCAACCAGTACCTCACTGTGCTGGCCTCCTTGGG GCCCCCCAGGCCAGCAGCTTCAGTCAACCCCACTGAAGAGACTGCCTCCGCAGTGGTGTCTGCTGCCCCCTCCACCAGCGTCCCCAGCTCTGAGGTCCCTACCCCATCCCCAGGAGCCTCCCCACCAGTCCCTGAAGCTGAAAAGCCTCCAG CTCCTGAGTCAGTGGGCGCTGCCGAGGAGCTTCCTGAGGATGGAGAGCCTGATGCTGCAGAACTCCGCCGGCGTCGCCTGCAAAAGCTGGAGTCTCCTGTTGCCCACTGA
- the Tm7sf2 gene encoding delta(14)-sterol reductase TM7SF2 isoform X1, producing MGRGRVHLKTAGQEQQLSHLSVHTEAEPSHQDGAGCVPMIFCEPSLPGKAEIMTPHEAAQAPLEFGGPLGVTAMMVLLPATMFHLLLAARSGPARLLGPPAYLPGLEELWSPWALLLLFMWLGLQVALYLLPARKVAEGMELKDKSRLRYPINGFQALVLTALLVGLGVSAGLPLGALPEMLLPLAFATTLTSFSLSLLLYAKALAAPVSALAPGGNSGNSVYDFFLGRELNPRLGSFDFKYFCELRPGLIGWVLINLALLVQEAELRGSPSLAMWLVNGFQLLYVGDALWYEESVLTTMDIIHDGFGFMLAFGDLAWVPFTYSLQAQFLLYHPQPLGLPMALLICLLKAIGYYIFRGANSQKNTFRKNPSDPSVAGLETIPTATGRHLLVSGWWGMVRHPNYLGDLIMALAWSLPCGPRRAAVYPEVRPCLEGILQACALPNHPLYLLKQSHRASSGLSTPGASGLHPTLLGRDDQPQRRG from the exons ATGGGCAGGGGGCGCGTCCATTTAAAGACTGCTGGACAAGAGCAGCAGCTGTCTCACCTCAGTGTCCACACAGAAGCTGAACCAAGCCATCAGGATGGGGCAGGATGTGTTCCCATGATCTTTTGTGAACCATCGCTCCCTGGCAAAGCAGAGATCATGACTCCTCATGAGGCCGCCCAGGCCCCACTGGAATTCGGGGGGCCATTGG GCGTCACAGCGATGATGGTCCTgctgcctgccaccatgttccATCTGCTCCTGGCGGCCCGATCGGGCCCGGCGCGGCTCCTGGGGCCACCCGCTTACCTGCCTGGGCTGGAGGAGCTGTGGAGTCCGTGGGCTCTGTTGCTATTGTTCATGTGGCTCGGCCTGCAGGTGGCGCTCTACCTGCTGCCTGCACGCAAG GTGGCCGAAGGGATGGAACTAAAGGACAAGAGTCGCCTGCGCTACCCTATTAATG GCTTCCAGGCTCTGGTGCTAACAGCCCTGttggtggggctgggggtgtcaGCTGGGCTGCCCCTGGGGGCGCTCCCTGAAATGCTCCTGCCCTTGGCCTTCGCGACCACTCTGACCAgcttcagcctcagcctccttctCTATGCGAAGGCTTTAGCAGCTCCCGTCTCAGCCCTGGCACCTGGAGGAAACTCAG GAAATTCCGTTTACGATTTCTTTCTGGGACGGGAGCTGAACCCTCGCCTTGGTTCTTTTGACTTCAAATATTTCTGTGAGCTGAGACCTGGCCTCATCGGCTGG GTCCTCATTAACCTGGCCCTGCTGGTGCAAGAGGCAGAGCTGCGGGGGAGTCCCTCACTGGCCATGTGGCTGGTCAATGGCTTCCAGTTGCTGTATGTGGGTGATGCCCTCTGGTATGAG GAGTCTGTCCTCACCACCATGGACATAATTCATGATGGATTTGGCTTCATGTTGGCCTTTGGAGACCTAGCCTGGGTACCCTTTACCTACAGCCTGCAGGCCCAGTTCCTGCTGTACCATCCACAGCCTCTGGGGTTGCCCATGGCCTTGCTCATCTGCCTCCTTAAGG CTATCGGTTACTACATCTTCCGTGGAGCTAACTCCCAGAAAAACACATTCCGAAAGAATCCTTCTGACCCTAGTGTGGCTG GTCTTGAAACCATCCCTACAGCCACAGGGCGGCACCTGCTGGTATCTGGGTGGTGGGGTATGGTTCGTCACCCCAACTACCTGGGAGACCTCATCATGGCTCTGGCCTGGTCCTTGCCCTGTG GCCCGAGACGAGCAGCAGTGTATCCGGAAGTACGGCCGTGCCTGGAGGGAATACTGCAAGCGTGTGCCTTACCGAATCATCCCCTATATCTACTGAAGCAGAGCCATCGAGCCAGCTCAGGTCTGAGCACACCTGGGGCATCGGGCCTGCACCCCACTCTACTCGGCAGGGATGACCAGCCTCAGAGAAGAGGTTAG
- the Fau gene encoding ubiquitin-like protein fubi and ribosomal protein S30 translates to MQLFVRAQELHTLEVTGQETVAQIKAHVASLEGIAPEDQVVLLAGSPLEDEATLGQCGVEALTTLEIAGRMLGGKVHGSLARAGKVRGQTPKVAKQEKKKKKTGRAKRRMQYNRRFVNVVPTFGKKKGPNANS, encoded by the exons ATGCAGCTCTTTGTACGCGCCCAGGAGCTACACACCCTTGAGGTGACCGGCCAAGAAACGGTCGCCCAAATCAAA gCTCATGTGGCCTCACTGGAAGGCATTGCCCCGGAAGACCAAGTCGTGCTTCTGGCTGGTTCGCCGCTGGAGGATGAGGCCACCCTAGGCCAGTGTGGTGTAGAGGCCCTGACCACTCTGGAAATAGCTGGCCGCATGCTGGGAG GTAAAGTCCATGGTTCTCTGGCTCGTGCTGGAAAAGTGAGAGGACAAACTCCTAAG GTGGccaaacaggagaaaaagaagaagaagacaggcCGTGCCAAGCGGCGAATGCAGTACAACCGTCGCTTTGTCAACGTCGTGCCCACCTTTGGCAAGAAGAAGGGCCCCAATGCTAATTCCTAA